GATGCTTGGATAATTATTGCCCGCTACATCCCTTCCAGTGACCTTTACGCTGCATCTTTAGTCTGCCACAGATGGCATGGTCTATTTATGCCCTTCCTCTGGGGCGACCCTGCATCTCATTTTGGTACAAATAACGATGTAGTCTACGGTAAGTAAATTTAAGAACAACAGCGATTGCTCAAAAAGCAATATCTGATCGGATCACGCAGTGGCTCTCACTCGCTTCCGAAGAACGCTCAAATACGCCCGGCAAGAGGCGCGGGCGTTGACCCATACCCTTCATCTCCCATCCGCTCTCTCTGAGCTGTATGGTGATCCACGATCGGGCTGGTTGAGGGACATTCTCGAATGCCTGCCATCTCTTCGGCGTCTGATGGTCTCGAAGTTGCCTTTCTTTGATCACAATGCAATGAGAGCGTTGAAAACCCACGATAAGCCCAGGCAGTATAATATACGGCTCTTACTGGCTGAAAGTGAGCCAAATACTACTTCTGCAGGCTTCGCACAGACTCTGCTCTTGTTTCCGGCATTGACCTACCTCGATCTTTCGTACACCACCCCGGCACGAGACCGAAATGTACTGTCTACACTAGCTCAAATGCCATTTCTCCGGGTACTTAAATTGCGTGGCATTGGGCTGAAGGACAATGACGCCGAATTTTTAGCCAATGCGATTGGACAAAGAGTATGTTGTTTGGATTTGAGAGACAACATGCTCACTGACACGGCAATTCGCTCCCTGCTACAGGAATCCTTTCTCCCGCTAAACGGAAGAGAAAAGCAGCGAAGTTCAAGGCTACCCATCGATTCGCTAGATCCCTTCTCGCACTTTGCAGCCAACGAGTCCAGCTCAGACTTCTTCAAACGGCCAGACTTGGAGGATCAGTTTATGAGGCTTCTCGCTCAGCCTGTTTTATTCCATCCATGGGTTGAAGACTTACCGCATGCGGGAATCACACATCTTTATATTTCTGGGAATCAAATTTCTATGGCAGCTGTGGTGAGTCTTTTGCTATCGTCCCGGCTACACGCTTTGGATTTCGGGACCATAAGATCCTCGGATAAGGCACGTCAGACGCATTGTTATGGGAAAGAGAATAATTCCGGAGCCGAGAAGCTAGTCCCAATCTTGGATAAGATTGCAGGGGAAAATTTGATCTATTTCCGAGCACATCATGCTGTTCTCACTGGCCAACCACCAGATAAAGACGCTGTATCCAATGATGAGTTTCATCCAGAGCTTTCGGATCAAGAGAACTTCAGGGAAGTCGAGCAATCCGAGCTGGATGCCTTCCAGCAAGTCTATGAGTTGCCCGAAAAGATAGGATCTCTACTTGAACTTGCGGATACAGCAATGACCGCTTCAACCAGCGCATGCTCAACGGTAAAAAAGCTAAAGACTTCGCAGCAGGAATTGACAGCCTATGAGGATGAGCCTGCACCGTCGGCCAGGCGTGGACCGGCTTCTGCTCCGGAGGCTGTGCAGCCCGTCTCTGTACACAATAGCGCCAATGGATGTGCGACATTTGGTACTTCCAGGGCGGACACCTGGGGTATAGAGCAGGCGGAGGGAGGTACCTTGCCGTCTACCTCAATATATTCGGACTACGACACGCTCGCGATAGATTTCTCTCTTCAGTCGACCTTGCAATGCACCTCCCCAATCTCGCTGGATGATTTTCTCACACAAGCAGTACAGGAATTATTAGCAAAGCGACCAGGCAACCAATCAATCCCTTTACATGGTGGGAAAGAAAATAGGTTCCCTTACCTACACCCATCTTGTATTCCTCACATGGAAACTTTGGTACTGACAGATGTACCCTCGCATGTGACGCCTAATTCATCAATACTGTCTGCCCTGACTCGATTCATTACTGACTGCTCAAACGAAGCATTGCTAGCAACTCTACAAGCTGGATCAGATTACACCCTCCCACCAGGGCAAGCGCGCATGCAAGCCGAGCAGCAGTGGTCACGATCTCTCTTTGGCTTGCGGCGTCTCGTTCTCGAAATCACACCTGTGGATACCTCCAAATTAACTTCATGGAAACCCGGAAATCAACATAATGCTACAGGCCATTCAAGCACTGGTGACCGTGACTCAGAGAATCTCTGGTCTGCAGCTGCTGATGACTTCAGCTTCTTTGGCGAAGAAGAGTGTGGAGTCCCTGAAAATGATACTAGCAAATACTTTCCAACGACAGGGCTCAACGAAAAGGTCTCGCATATGCCCTCTGAGGATGACTCGTTGCATTCACCTGATTCTCCCCAAGTCGGGTGTCACCTCCCACAAATTGACATAAACCCTGGTTCATCGGGGACTGCTGGACACAGAAAGCAGCGGTCCCAGGTTCCGACGATTGACCTTGTCGCAGAGCTTGCGGCTTTTCGTCGCGGCAAAAGAGCTGAGTATGAGCAAGTGGTTCGTCGTGAGAGAGGACGGCGAAGCACGCTTAGCACGAATGCTTTCGGCCTACTTATGCCCTCATCGCCCCATATTTCTTTATCACATTACGTTGAAGGTCATTGGAAGGGAGAGGTGAAGGTAGTGCGGAACCCGCCAAAGGTGCGGGCTGGAACACTAGATTTGAACGGAGACCATGTCTAGAAGGGGTACTTGTACCAATGAATTTTGAACTTAGCGATATACCCATGCTACAACTGAAAACTTCTACGTCATGCGGTCAAATTTGTAGGAATTTTTGATATTTTGAAGTCCTCATTTGGACATGAACCATCCTTCCTCCCAGTCATAACAAGCCGTCGTCAACGGGCTCACAAACATCACAATGCTAAAGAGACATCCAACCTGCCTTCATCGCACAATTGGTGCCATCTTTCTCATCCTCAGTGAAGGAGCAGGCCGGCGGTTTCGGGACCGAGCATCACCCCTGCGATCCGGTCGAGAAGAACACCAATGCGAAGAGTGAAGACAAAATAAAAGAATTCATTTCAAACTAGTTCCATTTTATTTTGTTCGTCGTGCGACATTCATCTCCTTACAAAGCCTTGGCGGCAGTAGggggctggagcttcttgccGTCCTTGTTGAAGCGAATACGGGGAGGGGGAGCACGGTTGCGGCGGCCTTCGCGGGAACGAACACTATTGGCGAGCAATTAGCATATGGAAGGCGATTAGGTACTGAAGAAGAATCGGCAAAAACGTACCGGACAATCTTGCCGTGAATGGCGCAGGACACACAGTACTGGAGCTTCAGGTACATCTTGGGGACAGAGTACTCAGCGAAGACGGAAGCCTCGGAGATGTCACCTGCAAAACGGTAATCGTTAGTTGAACTGATTCGTCTTGAAATTCCTCGGATGGGTCGCAGCCATAGATCTGCGATCTTGTCGTAGATTCGAGGTTTCGGGAAAATTGTCACGTACGGATGGCAGCGGACTCGACCATGTTGCGGATGGTGAAGCGCTTGATGGCCTTGTCCTTGGGGGTGCAGCGAGCGCAGTTGGAGCAACGCACAGGCTTGACGTGGCCGCGGCCATTCTTGTTGCGGCCGCTATCAAATCAATTAGTCACCGTGCCCCTGAAGTTGCGAATCAATCGAAATCCAGTCTCCCATTCTTCTTGTCCGGCAATGTGCGTAGGTCGCAATTTTCGATGTTTTTGAAGATGGATGTCGTGTGCGCTTCCGTCGGCGTCATTGCGGAGATGTCGAATGGGATACTGCTTCACCGAGATGGGGGGATTTGTTGGTCTTACTTGTTCGCCCTCTTCTTGACCATTTTGACGGTTTGTTCTGTGGATGGTTAGGTATTGGCCTGTGAGGGAAGGGGGGGAGATAGCGTACGGTTAACTTGTCGGGAGTGGGTTGTCGAAGCTCGCTCACACAAAGTCTCTTTCGGGATGGATTGGATTCCGTTGTGCGGGTAGCCCTAAGCCCTTAAGCGAGATGGGTCACGGGGCTGGTGCCTCAAATCTCAGGCGGTGAGATCTCGGAATCACTTTGATCACGTGAAAAGAGTCACAAGCAGTGTTTCCACCTAATTTGGCCTAGCGCCCGGATTATACCGTGTCGCTGATTGTTACGGCTCCTGATCTCCGACCATCGAAAGAAACACCCCTGTTGGGTTCGACCATTGAACTGCCCATTCTTCTCCCTCCCAGAAATCCTCCTTGCGTTTCCTCCCATACCAGTCTCCCAACTTGACgtccttgtttttttttgtgtcATCTCCCTTCAATTCCCTCCATTTTTTGAGAATTTCCCCTTTCGGCACTATCATGTCTGCCATAGGTACTTTTCGGGGAAAGCCCAATCAGACCGTCGGGAGAGGAAGGCTGCCCGACTTTGGAAATGATCCCAACGCTTCCCATATCCCCCGACCCAGGCCAGAATCTTCAGCCGCAAACAACGCACCCTCTAGCGAAGTTGGAAGCGGCACAATGAGCGCCGCAAGTAGCAGACAGCGACAGAACCAGTCGAAACGTGATGAGGTACGTCATGGCAGCCCGAGGGAGTGATCTCCTGGCGCTCAATTTGATATTTGAGCTTTGGCATTTGACTAACCTCCACACAAGGCTATCCGCCGCAAAATGGAGGCCGACCTCAGCAAAAAGAGGAACACCCCGGCAAAATCGAGGAGCTCCCGCAAAGCTCCTCCCGGCACCGTGCTCGCCCTGAAGCCTAGCCAGGCCCTCCAGATCAAGCCCGCTATGAGCATCGCAGAGGCCGCTCAGCTTATGGCCGCGAAGAGAGAGGACTGTGTGTTGGTCACCGACGATAATGAGCGCATCGCGGGAATTTTCACTGCCAAGGATCTGGCGTTTCGAGTCGTGGGAATGGGCCTGAAGGCGCGAGAGGTCTCCGTCGCTGAGATCATGACCAAGAACCCGTTGTGCGCGAGGACAGACACCAGCGCTACCGACGCGCTCGATCTTATGGTGCGGAAGGGATTCAGACATTTGCCGGTCATGGATGAGAATCAGGATATCTCTGGTGTTTTGGATATTACCAAGTGCTTCTATGATGCTATGGAAAAGTTGGAACGCGCATATAGTTCGTCTCGCAAACTCTACGATGCGCTGGAGGGTGTGCAGACGGAGCTTGGCTCTAGTCAGCCCCAGCAAGTCATTCAATATGTGGAGGCATTGCGATCGAAGATGTCCGGCCCTACCCTTGAGACCGTCCTAGATGGCTTGCCGCCGGTCACTGTTTCGGTCCGCACAACTGTCAAGGATGCTGCGGCTCTGATGAAAGAAAACCACACTACTGCTCTGCTGGTCCAGGACCAAGGCTCGATCACTGGTATCTTTACTAGCAAGGACATTGTTCTCCGTGTTATTGCTCCTGGCCTTGACCCTTCCACTTGCAGCGTTGTCCGTGTTATGACTCCTCACCCCGATTTCGCCCCGTCAGATATGAGCATACAAGCTGCGCTTCGCAAGATGCACGGTCAGTTATTTCAAAGTCAGCAATTAAAACTAAAACCCAAAGTATGCTAACTCTGCAACAGACGGTCACTATCTTAACCTACCCGTGATGAACGAGGGCGGTGAAATTGTCGGCATGGTAGATGTGTTAAAGCTCACCTATGCCACTCTTGAACAGGTATGTTTGATAGTAACAGGTCTGACATACAAACATTTCGACTAATGTACTCAGATCAATAACATGTCAACCCAAGATGAGGAGGGTCCCGCATGGAACAAATTTTGGTTATCAATGGATCACGAGTCAGACTCTATGGTCTCTGGCGGCCACAGCCAGCAACCGAATACCCGCTCAGTTGTGAGCCCCGACCTCACTCGCTCAGGCTACGACAACAGTCTTCTTCCTACAGACTCGGCATCACACCACGGTGATGAGCATTCCGAGGTTGTTTCTCAGCATTTCCCAGCAGAACCAGCTGCTCCTACTCCATTCCCCTTCAAGTTCAAAGCCCCTGGTGGCAGAGTGCACCGTGTGAACGTCCTTTCTATCAATGGTGTTACTGACCTTGTAGCGCAAGTCACAGCGAAACTTGGCAAGGAAGTTGAGGCTGTTGGTGGCGAGGCTACCGTTGAGGAGGGCTGCCTGAGCAACACTGGATATGCGCTCAGCTACCTGGATAACGAAGGTGATACTGTCTCCATCACCACGGATCAAGACATGGCGGATGCCATCGATTTGGCCCGCCGTACCTACCGCGACAAGGTCATTCTGTTTGTCCACGACCCCACCCAGCCACCTATCCCTGCTGCGGCTGAACCCCATCATGTTAAGATTGTTACTCCTAGCGAAGAGCAAAGCGTTGCTGAAGAACCCGCATCACAAGAATCCCCCGTGAGCAAGGCCATTCCCCAGCAGCAAGCCATACCCTCTCGCGCGCCAAACGAGCATTTGATTGCCGGTGTCCCCAATGATTTGCTGCTTCCCGGTGCTATCGTCACACTGGCTGCTGTTATTGCGGGTGTATTCATTCTCGGCCGCTCCAGTGGCCGGTGAAAATTTTTGGCCTTTGATCCGTTCCCAAAACCCTCTTTTTCTCTCCAAATGCTTCCCTTTGACTCGTTCGACTTCAAAGTCAAGCACCCTGAGAAAGCGTAGTAGATTCTTTTCCTGTCCGCAGTGTTGCATACCCGTTTTGTTTTAATATCGATATTCCGTGTCGCGTTCTGATACCGCTGTTCGTGTGAGCAGTTGCGGCCTTAGTTTAGCCTTCAATGCAAATAATTGTTAAAGATAGACTGGGATCCGACGATTCCATTTATCCATTACCGTGGTAGCCTACAGAGTAACTAAATCTTTGACCGGATCAATAACGTTTGAGAACGTTCATAGTTGTCTCTGTTCGACTTTAATTGGCCTTGAGGCCTGGAACTACCGTATTTGGTTTAGCGTCCAGATGCGATCATCATCACTATAGACTCTGTAGGTTGTCCTTGAATTTTTCGTACATTAAAAATGCAGATTCTGTCAAAAATAAATCAGATCTGAAGATCTCGACATCCTTAATTGAATATAGGTTCCTCTAGTTGTGTGTGTATAGAGCGGCACTTCCATTCTTCAATCCCAAGGGCCTATCCATCTATCGTTCTCCTAATCAGaaattcttcttttttccctctctccCCGCCCCACCAAAAAACAAAACTCCTCGCCTTCATCCCACCCCTCTATCCCCACCAAATCACTTCTACGAGGGTTGAAAGAACTGGGTTGCTTGGATCGTCTGGAATTTGGGAACAGACACGCCCAACATGTCCCTCCTACCTCCCGAAATCCACACCGCGCTTTCTCAGCTGCTCCGCGCCTTGAGCACGCCCGACAATGTCGTCAGATCCCAGGCGGAAGACCAGCTTAACAATGACTGGGTTCAGAACCGACCAGATGTCCTTTTGATGGGATTGGCGGAGCAGCTTGCGGGTGCAGAGGACATAATAGTAAGTTGCACTGGACTCTAGGGGTGCGGTTGCTTGAAAGGAGTGGTGTTGCAAACCACCGACGATCGAACCAACAGTCGAATTTCACTTTGATTTGGGATAAAAGCTAATGGGAAACTTCTGTTGACAGACACGTGCTTTCTCCGCCGTGCTTTTCCGAAGAATTGCAACAAAAACCCGAAAGGATCCCGCCACAGGTGACAACAAGGAGATTTTTTCGAGCCTCCCCAACGAGCAGCGAATCGCCATTCGTGAGAAATTAGTGGTAAGCCTGACCAGTGAAACTGTTACCGATGTACGCAAGAAGATTGGAGACACACTGGCCGAGGTTGCTCGTCAATACACCGACAATGGTATGCGATTCGAACTACCCTTGACGAAATAAGGACTGTTGGTTCTGACGATTTCACCTGTGATTTTTAGACGAACAGTGGCCTGAACTCCTCGGTGTTCTCTTCCAGGCAAGTCAGAGCCCGGACTCGGGCCTGCGGGAAACCGCATACCGTGTGTTCACGACCACCCCCGGTATCATTGAGAAGCAGCACGAAGACGCTGTCGTGGAGGTTTTTACGAAGGGTTTCAAGGACGATAACATTTCCGTATGTCGACATCTGGCTATGCATTTCGAACTCAATTTTGACCATTTCATCAGGTGCGGATTTCCGCTATGGAAGCCTTCGCTTCGTTGTTCCGTTCGATCTCCAAAAAGTCCCAGCCCAAGTTCTTCGGCCTCATGCCAGATCTTCTCAACATTCTTCCTCCTCTCAAGGAGTCCTCTGAGAGCGAGGAGCTGTCCTCGGCACTGCTCGCCCTGGTCGAATTAGCTGAAATCTGCCCGAAAATGTTCAAGGCCATGTTCAACAACCTGGTTAAGTTCAGCGTCAGTGTCATTGGCGACAAGGAGCTCAGTGACCAGGTGCGCCAGAACGCACTGGAATTGATGGCTACCTTTGCCGATTACGCCCCGAACATGTGCAAAAAAGAGCCGGAGTTCGCACAGGAAATGGTCACACAGTGTCTGAGTCTGATGACTGATGTCGGTGcggatgacgatgatgcgGAGGAATGGAACGCGTCTGAAGATGTAAGCGTTTGCATTTCTGACATTTTAATTGGCATGTTACTGACTAGTCACAGCTTGAGCCTGAAGAGAACGACCTCAATCACATCGCCGGTGAGCAGTGCATGGATCGTCTCGCCAACAAATTGGGTGGACAAGCCATCCTCCAACCCGCATTCTCTTGGATTCCTCGCATGATGTCTTCTACCAACTGGCGCGACCGCCATGCTGCTTTGATGGCCATCTCCGCCATCTCCGAAGGTTGTCGCGACCTGATGGTCGGTGAGCTGGACCAAGTTCTAGCACTTGTTGTTCCTGCCCTCCAGGACGCTCACCCCCGAGTCCGCTATGCAGGCTGCAACGCTCTTGGTCAAATGAGTACCGACTTTGCCGGTACCATGCAGGAGAAGTACCACGAAATCGTCCTCACTAACATCATTCCCGTTCTCGCTTCTACCGAGCCGCGTGTGCAGTCCCACGCTGCCGCCGCTCTCGTCAACTTCTGTGAGGAGGCTGAGCGCAGCACCTTGGAACCATACCTTGGAAACCTTCTCAGTCATCTCCTGGATCTTTTGCGCAGCCCTAAGCGTTATCTGCAAGAGCAGGCGTTGTCCACCATTGCCACCATTGCCGATTCCGCCGAGGCCGCTTTCGATCAGTATTATACCACTCTAATGCCTCTCTTGCTCAATGTCCTCAAGGAGGAACAGGGTAAGGAGTACCGCCTTCTTCGTGCCAAGGCCATGGAGTGTGCTACTCTCATCGCACTCGCCGTAGGCAAGGAGAAGATGGGTCAAGACGCCCTGAACCTTGTGCAGATTCTCGGCCACATTCAGCAAAATATCGTCGACGCCGACGACCCACAGTCACAGTACCTCCTTCATTGCTGGGGCCGCATGTGCCGCGTTTTAGGCCAAGACTTCGTGCCTTATCTCCCCGGTGTTATGCCGCCTCTTCTGACCGTGGCTGCCGCCAAGGCCGATATTCAGCTGCTGGATGACGAGGATCAGATTGAACAGGTTGAGCAGGATGATGGCTGGGAGCTGGTGCCGCTCAAGGGTAAGATTATAGGTATCAAGACCAGTGCTCTTGAAGACAAGAACACTGCTATCGAATTGATCACGATTTACGCCCAAATTCTCGAGGAAAACTTCGAGGCTTACGTCCTGGAAACAATGGAGAAAATTGCGGTCCCTGGTCTTGCCTTTTTCTTCCACGACCCCGTTCGAGTATCAGCTGCTAAGCTGATCCCTCAACTGCTGAACTCCTACAAGAAGGCACACGGTGGCCAGTCACCGGGCTTCGCCGAAATGTGGAACAAGGTTGCAGAGAAGATCATCGAGGTTCTGAGCGCAGAGCCGACAGTTGACACGCTGGCTGAGATGTACCAGTGCTTCTACGAATCAGTAGAGGTGGTTGGCAGAAACTCCCTCACCCCCCAGCACTTGCAGGCGTTCATTGAATCGGCGAAGTCGACCCTCGAAGACTACCAGATGCGCGTGAAGCAACGTCTGGAGGAGCAGGCCGAGCTCGAAGATGGTGACGAGGAGAACCTAGACTTTGAGTACGCCGTGGAGGATGACCAAAACCTATTGAGTGACATGAACAAGGCGTTCCACACCATCTTTAAGAACCAGGGCAACTCGTTCTTGCCAACCTGGCAGCAATTGATTCCATTCTACGACGCTTTTATCACAAGCCAAGACCCAACACAACGACAGTGGGCTCTTTGCATCATGGATGACGTGCTTGAATTCTGTGGCGAAGAGTCGTGGGCGTTCAAGGACCATATTATGCAGCCTTTGGCTTCCGGTCTGCGAGATGAGAACGCCGCTAACCGTCAGGCAGCGGCGTACGGAGTGGGTGTGGCTGCGCAGAAGGGTGGTGCCGCCTGGAGCGACTTTGTGGCAGCCAGCCTCCCCAGCTTGTTCCAGGTTACACAGCATGCGCAATCCCGCACAGAAGAGAATGTGTTCGCGACCGAGAATGCATCTGCCAGTATTGCCAAGATTCTGCACTACAACCCTTCCAAGGTTCAAGCTCCCCAGGATGTTGTGGCTAACTGGATCGAGACATTGCCCATTACCTACGACGAGGAGGCTGCTCCCTATGCCTATTCCTTTATTGCACAGTTGATTGACCAGTATGTTGTCTTGATCAACCTCCCTCATCCTCATACTAATGTTTTACTACCAGGCAAAACCCGGCTGTCTTTGCCAAAGCTGACCGTGTCTTTGGTTTCATCGTGCAGGCGCTTGAGGCGGCTACCCTACAGGGCCAGACTGCTGCCCGGGTGGCCACATCTGCCAAACAGCTGGTGGTAGTGACTGGCGCAAATGCCGACCAAATTCTGGCTTCTGTGGACCCGGCCAGCCAGGAAAGAGTGCGCAAGTTCTTCCAATAAAGCTCAACCCTTTTGTTTTATATCCGGCAGggcttttttcccttttttttttgtttcccGAATCATTCCCCTCAGTCATGTGAAATCTGAAGTTACCCGaatccccctcccccccgaCACGTTTTTTTAATTCTTAGCTCCTACGTATGAATGCCATGAGCCTTAGACGTTGGATTCCACAATGTGCGCGATTTTCATGTAGAACTAATGTCGGTCTTGGTGAACTAGTTGGTTAACTATGTGGCCAGCTGTTATATAGTAACAAGCGAAGTCAAATTATTTACGACTTCGATACCCTCTGGATCTCATTCGCAACCACATCCTCCAGTCCCATCACCTTCGGCTCCTCAATCAATCCATTAGCCCGCTTCGTATACAGCGTCCCGCCTTCACCCCAGATCCGACGCAAAGTCAACACAGTAGCCGCCGGGTTCCCAGCCTCCCACGCCGCAGCCTCCGCCTCGCGCAAATTCTTCAGCGATGTACGCGACACATCCCACGGCTGGCCGTCAAGCTGGCGCTCAAACTCCGCCTGAATCTGGTCAGGGCTCGTGGTAAACGAGTTAACACACAAGGCAGCGTTGCGTGTCTCAGCCGTAGCATGAAGCAGAGTGTTCAGGACCAGAGTCCCAACACTAGCGGAATAGTCAGCCAATAGTCCCATCCATACTAACGAAATAAAAacacaaaaaagaagaaggaaaggaAACGAACTCCTTCATCGTCGTCAAGCTAACCTCTCCCTTCCCCTTCTCGCCCAACAAAACAGCCCTCCGCCCTTTAACATCCCACCCGCCAGCCTCCTCCCACCCAGGCACGAGATGAAGATACATCTCCGCAAATGGGCCAGTGACTACATAAGAATAAGCGAGGTCGTCGCGTGAGATCTCATTCTCAAGATATGCGCGCACTGTCAGCTTCAGCTGATGCGGCTTCTCGTTCGCCGAAGCCGGCCCGTATCTAATATCTGTGCCGTACTCAGAGGGTAGGAACCATTTCACAGTGGGACTCGCGGCTGCAAGTCTGATAAGAGGAATCTGTTGGGCCAGGGTGTTGCGGCCTAGGGCTGAAATCACAGTGTCGATTCCTGTTCGGCTTAGCGGTTAGCCTGTGCGTCGTTGATTTGGGCGAATGTTAAGTCATTATGCATGGGACAACGGGGTTTCGTACCCTCATATGCTCCTTTCACTGCATTCTCATCTTCAATATTGCCCACAATCACTTCTACGGCTTGCTCTTTCAGCTTGTTGTACCTTTGGTTTCCGCTGTTTGCGGGGaagtgaagatgacgacGCGGCCGAATCGAGAGCGCTCGGATAGGATAGCGTCCAGGATGAATGAGCCGATATTCCCTGTTGCGCCAAATAGAAGAATTTTCTTGGCGAAAGACATTGCTGTATAGTTTTGCTGTGAGAATTTGAGAATTTCTCGACCGTGTGCCCTTAAAGAGATGGCGCAAACGTATGTATGCCTAACGTGAAATGTGGGGTGCTCAAGTGTGGGGGTCCTGCTTATAAATTAATTGGGAGAGGCCTCCAAGGTCTATATTCAATCATCAGTCTAGTTCAACGGAGTGAAATGAGAGACAAGCTTCTTATGTTGCATTGGGAGTGGAATTGCTAGGATATCTATAGGTTTGTGCCGCAGATATATAGATCGTTGCGATCACCAAACCCAATTGAAATTGGAAACTAGAAACTTGAACATAGTTGAATCAATGTCAAAATATCTACTCACTTGCCAAGAGGTTTTTAGGGACTTTTCCCACGACAGAATCGCGAAACCAATCATGATAAGATGAGCCCTCCCTAACCCACTCCTTCCGATGTAAACTCCTCGAAAATGATATCTAGACTATCTCACTGGGTCCTTTCCAGTTCATTTTCATTTATGTGCTTTAATAAATGGGTGGTGAGCGAATGTAGATGCTGCTTATGCAAGTATGATACTAGTTATGAAGCTGCTCTATTGGGATTTTGCTTTGGATAGAGAAGATTTTGGAGGGAACACGACTTGGGCGAATGAGAAGCACCACTGTGGGGAATTAAACGGAAGCTGGGGATTTGATGGGTATTGAAAAGGTCGGATTGTGAAAGAACAATGGAATCAAATCATATCTTCGTCTCATCCCGCTGAACGTTCCAACTACCATCTCCGAGATTTCCAGTACCTAAGACTTCTCCTTCAATGGCACTAGGTCTTATCTTGCACCAACTGTCATGTAGAATATTCTCCGCCAGTCCATCCAGTTGTTCCCGCACTACTTTGACATCGCTCAAGGACCGAAGCACTCCTAATTTGCGGATGATGGCATCCAAAATATCGCCCCAGTCAAATGCTTGCCAGGCTCCAGAGGGGGCATGTAGCACCTCTAACACGACCGAATCTTGAAACAGAAAATGGCGCTCGCTAGTTTGTTTTTCGCGGTTGGCATTGTGCTAGTTTATTCCATCGGTATTTTTGCGCCAATGATCCTGAGCAGATCAAAGATATACGAGAAGCCTGGAACGTGCCACTGAGATAGCGTGATATAGTTGCGGAGTTGGGGGAGAGGCTATGCCGTGGGAATGAAGTGGGCGCTCACGGCCTTTAAAGGCTGGTCCAACTGTTTCCTCTGACCTAATAGCATGGTTATAGGCAGTCAGTGAGGTGGAGATAAGGctaaaagaagaaaaaagcaaattACAGTTAACCTTGGGAATGTCCAAGTATAACATCGAACGTCATACAAGAAAGTGCGT
The nucleotide sequence above comes from Penicillium digitatum chromosome 1, complete sequence. Encoded proteins:
- a CDS encoding Importin beta-3 subunit, putative, producing MSLLPPEIHTALSQLLRALSTPDNVVRSQAEDQLNNDWVQNRPDVLLMGLAEQLAGAEDIITRAFSAVLFRRIATKTRKDPATGDNKEIFSSLPNEQRIAIREKLVVSLTSETVTDVRKKIGDTLAEVARQYTDNDEQWPELLGVLFQASQSPDSGLRETAYRVFTTTPGIIEKQHEDAVVEVFTKGFKDDNISVRISAMEAFASLFRSISKKSQPKFFGLMPDLLNILPPLKESSESEELSSALLALVELAEICPKMFKAMFNNLVKFSVSVIGDKELSDQVRQNALELMATFADYAPNMCKKEPEFAQEMVTQCLSLMTDVGADDDDAEEWNASEDLEPEENDLNHIAGEQCMDRLANKLGGQAILQPAFSWIPRMMSSTNWRDRHAALMAISAISEGCRDLMVGELDQVLALVVPALQDAHPRVRYAGCNALGQMSTDFAGTMQEKYHEIVLTNIIPVLASTEPRVQSHAAAALVNFCEEAERSTLEPYLGNLLSHLLDLLRSPKRYLQEQALSTIATIADSAEAAFDQYYTTLMPLLLNVLKEEQGKEYRLLRAKAMECATLIALAVGKEKMGQDALNLVQILGHIQQNIVDADDPQSQYLLHCWGRMCRVLGQDFVPYLPGVMPPLLTVAAAKADIQLLDDEDQIEQVEQDDGWELVPLKGKIIGIKTSALEDKNTAIELITIYAQILEENFEAYVLETMEKIAVPGLAFFFHDPVRVSAAKLIPQLLNSYKKAHGGQSPGFAEMWNKVAEKIIEVLSAEPTVDTLAEMYQCFYESVEVVGRNSLTPQHLQAFIESAKSTLEDYQMRVKQRLEEQAELEDGDEENLDFEYAVEDDQNLLSDMNKAFHTIFKNQGNSFLPTWQQLIPFYDAFITSQDPTQRQWALCIMDDVLEFCGEESWAFKDHIMQPLASGLRDENAANRQAAAYGVGVAAQKGGAAWSDFVAASLPSLFQVTQHAQSRTEENVFATENASASIAKILHYNPSKVQAPQDVVANWIETLPITYDEEAAPYAYSFIAQLIDQQNPAVFAKADRVFGFIVQALEAATLQGQTAARVATSAKQLVVVTGANADQILASVDPASQERVRKFFQ
- a CDS encoding Isoflavone reductase family protein, with the translated sequence MSFAKKILLFGATGNIGSFILDAILSERSRFGRVVIFTSPQTAETKDENAVKGAYEGIDTVISALGRNTLAQQIPLIRLAAASPTVKWFLPSEYGTDIRYGPASANEKPHQLKLTVRAYLENEISRDDLAYSYVVTGPFAEMYLHLVPGWEEAGGWDVKGRRAVLLGEKGKGEVSLTTMKDVGTLVLNTLLHATAETRNAALCVNSFTTSPDQIQAEFERQLDGQPWDVSRTSLKNLREAEAAAWEAGNPAATVLTLRRIWGEGGTLYTKRANGLIEEPKVMGLEDVVANEIQRVSKS